AAATTAAAACTAGAAAAGAAGCTATCGGCAACTACTGTGCGCCCTGAGTTTGCATATTTTGAAACCAAGTGCATCTGTTCATTTTCTCCTTGGTTCTTTGCTCTCTCTTCATTGGTTACTTTTCCAGTATAAATATCTCCAATCAAATGATAATGAGGTTTTGCGTCACATGCCCgctatacttatatacagtactTAACCGGTTTTGAAGGTATGTattgagtaaatttttatttttcctcgATAAGGAAAGAGTTGCTCGTCAAGAGTTATATAACTATACAGAAGAAAATTCCTTTCAAAGCTTCAATTTAAAAAGTTACAAATATCTCGTATAGGTGCATTTTCTGAGAGAAAGGATCTAGTGCGCCCGTCATGGAAGCCCATATAACGGGATATTGTCAACAAATTATGGTAAGACATTGTTGCTCTGAAAATCGccatttaaatcgttttccataaAACCTACGCCGCTTGGTTATTGATATTGCTGAATCCTGCTGCAATAAGAATACCAAGAAAACCCCTCAGGATTGCTTTTATAAGATTTTGCCATTCTTTCAAATTGGTAGGATTTTTCAAGTTCCATTCATTTGTGTTTTCCGTACCGTATTTGTTTGTTTCACTTATTATAATGTATGATATGTTTGCTGTAAAAACTCATCAAAAACTTCAACAGGAGAACTCGATTTGAGAGTCGATCCACCGGGAGCACGTAGTACATTATGGTGCCGAATAGGATCACATTGCGGCACTGTCTTACTCCAAACGGTCCCATCCTTACCAAAAAAGTCGTTACTTGCATCAGTATTCAAATCATTGTCGCTATATGAACTGTTATATATATAACTGCTGTGACTTCACTTTCATGTTCAGCTTCAATATCTGAAGCCTCAAATTCCGACTCATTTTCCACTTCTGAGGCACAATCATTCTGGTCATTGTCATTATCCAACTCATAAAATTTGGGATCACTACGTGGCACACtctcataaataaaatatattttactaatttttactaaataaatacacgTTTTCACGGATAACACCGAATTCTAATGTCACGTGCAAAgtgagaaaacaaaaatatttttgaaaacgggACTTCAaacaaaaaacagcaaaaaaagcCATGCACAATCCGAAAATAAAGTAGGCCGATGCATACGAACTAATTTAGTGACTACGCTATTTACTAAAGGGTCTGGCCAGACCCATGAGTACTCAATATGGAATTGACATagaaaaattcaatttaataaCTATTTACAAACTTTTATAAATgtatgcataaaaaaaatatgctaAAATACATGAAGAAGGATATCAAGAAGCGATAAAACATAAACTCATTACCTGGCGTAGAAATAGTGAATTAAAGTTCAAAAAGGTCTGGCTGGACCCATCAGTACAAATGAGGGTTAGTGCTGGAGGCCAATGTCCTACTGGGGTTTAAATCCATCACACCGACTTTATGAAGAAAAAACCACAAAATAAACGcaatatacaaacaaaagaacataacaaaaataaaatatgattgcAATTAAACGAGAGAAATAAGAAGAAGAACATAGTGTAGAAAGAAAAGATTTGAAAAGGGTTAGGAAAATAAGCTGAGCACATGTACCCAAGAAAGTAAACAAACAAAGAATATACAGGAGGTGGAAAATAATAGGAGAGAAAAAATTGTAAAGAaatgcaaacaagtaaggaaagctaagttcgggtgtaaccgaacattacatactcagctgagagctttggagacaaaataagggaacatcaccatttagcaaaatgaacctaaggtaccctggaatgtgtttgtatgacatgtgtatcaaatgaaaggtgttaatgattatttaaaacgaagtgggccttagttctataggtgggcgccttttcgagatatcgccataaaggtggaccaggggtgactctagaatgcgtttgtacaatatgggtatcaaacgaaaggtgttaatgagtatattaaaagggcgtgcgccttagttccataggtggacgccttttcgagatatcgccataaatgtgaactaggggtgactctagaatttgattgtacgatatgggtatcaaatgaaaggggttaaagaACTTTTTAAagcggagtgggccttagttctataggtggacgccttttcgagatatcaccataaaggtggaccaggggtgactctagaatgcgtttgtacaatatgggtatcaaacgaatggtgttaatgagtattttaaaaggccgcgaggcttagttctataggtggacgccttttcgagatatcgccataaatgtggaccaggggtgactctagaatttgattgtacgataggggtatcaaatgaaaggggttaaagaactttttaaaagggagtgggccttagttctataggtggacgccttttcgagatatcgccataaaggtggaccaggggtgactctagaatgcgtttgtacaatatgggtatcaaacgaaaggtgttaatgagtattttaaaagggcgtccgccctagttctataggtggacgccttttcgagatatcgccataaaggtggaccaggggtgactctagaatgtgtttgtacgagacgggtattaaaataaaggtattaatgagggttttaaaatggagtggtggtagttgtataggtggtcgccttttcgagatatcggcataaaggtggaccaggggtgactctagaatgcgtttgtacaatatgggtatcaaattaaaggtattaatgaggattttaaaatggagtggtggtagttctataggtggacgccttttcgagatatcgccataaatgtggaccaggggtgactctagaatttgattgtacgataggggtatcaaatgaaaggggttaaagaactttttaaaagggagtgggccttagttctataggtggacgccttttcgagatatcgtcataaaggtggaccaggggtgactctagaatgcgtttgtacaatatgggtatcaaacgaaaggtgttaatgagtattttaaaagggcgtgcgccttagttctataggtggacgccttttcgagatatcgccataaaggtggaccaggggtgactctagaatgtgtttgtacgagacgggtattaaaataaaggtattaatgagggttttataatggagtggtggtagttgtataggtggtcgccttttcgagatatcggcataaaggtggaccaggggtgactctagaatgcgtttgtacaatatgggtatcaaattaaaggtattaatgaggattttaaaatggagtggtggtagttctataggtggacgccttttcgagatatcgccataaatgtggaccagtaCTGCGATTCACTAACTTCTATAACGATTTTCAGTATTGATATAATATCATAACGATAATTTTAACGAGTTTGCTATTCAGtaacttatctttatttataactCGATATAGAACAATCAGCTGTTTCCTATAACGATTTGACAAGAGACTTATATCGTCGGTTTTGTTTTTCACGCTATAGGTGGTTAagataatttattaacaaaatttattaatattttggtgTTTTCGTGTttcaaacaataaaaataatggcATTTGAGTTTGTAGCGAATAATTTAACGCAAAATGTAACAGCGTCGAGTGCATCAAGAATAGATAGGCGCTTGCTCAGGGATATCGATGATCCTTTTGAGCTTGAGCATGCAGAATTCAAAAAACTGTACCGCGTATCTCCGGATATTGTGATGGGAATTGCTGATCGGCTACACGAAAATCTAAGAGGACAGAGGATCTCAGCAATATCGGAAGAGAAACAGGTAAAGCTACTAAAATCATTGAAAATTTGCAGTGTCCTTACTTACTAGATATCTTTGAAGGTTTTGTGTGCCTTACGTTTTTATGCCACTGGATGTTATCAACGGCCTGTAGGAGAACAGTGGGGAATTTCGATGAGCCAGTCTTCCATCAGCCGATGTATCCATAGGGTGACTGATGCAATAAACGAGAAAGTGCTTTTCGACGAAATCAAGTTTCCTATGACGCAGGAAGAACGACAAGCTGCCAAAGAGGTATTTTCGTCAGCACCTGCGCCCTTCGTTGGAGGAACGATAGGAGCGATTGACTGTACGCACGTTTCCATTTTAGCTCCAAAAGTTCATGAGGAAGCGTACGTTAATCATCATGGATATCATTCCATAAATGTGCAAATGGTAGGTTAACTAATTTAACTACTTAATAATAAAGTGCATTGCTACATGATTTTTACATTTTTGTAGATATGTgatccaaatttaaaaattttaaatgtgaaTGCCAAGTTTCCGGGAGCACGTCATGACGCATATATTTGGAGTAGTTGTGCAGCTCGGCGAGCAATGCAGAGAGCCCATGAAAATGGGAATCGTCATATGTTTTTAATAGGTAACATCTATTGattgttcttattatttttcataatttgaaATATGCAACTTTCAGGTGATTCTGGGTACCCATTAGAGCCGTGGCTTATGACACCACTACCGAACCAGCCTGAGGGTACTCCCAAGTTTCGATATAACGAGACTTTATGCAAAGCTCGAAATCCCATCGAGAGATCCTTTGGTGTTTTGAAAGGAACTTGGAGATGTCTTTCACGGCAAAGAGTTCTTTTGTATGAACCGGGCTTCGCCGGGAAAATTGTAAATGCTTGCTCAACATTACACAATATTCGTTTGCGTGAGCAGAGCTTTGACATTGATGACATCGACCCAATTTTGGTGGAACATGCTGTGACCAACTCAGAAGAAACCTTTAACTCGATATCTTCAGCTGGAAAACGGGTCCAAGAGAGACTCATAGCAAATGTTTTCTCCTGAACaatacttatattttttttttaatttttgaaattttcaccaAGTTTTGCTGAAGctaaattatgttcgattttttaaaagttttgcgttcgaaactttgtataaaaaaattcacGAGGTGCGCTGGAAAAAATTCCCAAATATCAGAAAGCCATTCAAGTGGATTAAGTTAAGACATTattgtataaaaatttaataagccacaaaactgcatactcagaaaaattctaaaaactctCAGCAAAAAATGGTAAGTTTTCATTCACATTGTTAGTGTTACATCGTGATATATACTTGAAAAAAGAATATCGAAAAGAGTTTCAGAAAAACTTGGTGAAACTCCAAAAACCCTGTGACGAAGACTGATGTCCATGAGTATTTGCCCAAAATTAATTTTTCTCCTCTAACACAAGTTTatattctatattttttattaattcctggacgttttttatttgtataaaaccttaaaaattaagtcaTAAAAACGAGAAAACATAAGATAAAAATTCAGtacaatacatatcacatgttttttttattatcacatgtttatattattaaatatacacgctaaatcaaaaaaagatccaaaaaacaaaaaaatccaattataatatatatattttttctttcaaaatacaTATAATATCGATGGACACATTAAAAAGCCAAAAATTGTCAAGCTTTTGCAATATATGAACTTTGGTTTCCAAGGACAAAGtatttttcttacatttatttGGCATTTCAGCGAAATACCTTtgcttttaaacaaacaatgccaaaacaCGTGTACGCGCatttcacacaaaaactaacaaaaactgtaaaaaaaatacgcgaaaattcgtgtaatgtattgaaaaagttgattcTAATTCTGGACATTTTAATTACTAAAGGTTCTAATTTTTGAGCGACTACTGTATAGTGTTGCTAATTTTTTCCCCTGAAAAGTACATTTTGTTCATCTGTTATATGGACGAAAATACGCAACACCCTTagcaaaaaagtttctaaaaaatcAACGGAAATGTTTGCGGTCATGAAACTTGCACTTCCTTACCTAAAattgaatgagctacaaaactacattttctaacaattctgaataaaaagttgaaaatgttgatgaaatttttttgaagttcgaTTAATTTTCTAGAGCGAGTTAAAAAAAATCAAGACTAAGCTAAATACTAAAATACTAGTTTATAGCCTATCAGACAGCCGGTTAAACGCATCCGACCACTTTCCAATTTCTTTAGCAATTGCAAACAATGCCTCGTTCTGCTTCGCTTGCATTTCAATTAGCTTGGCCTCATTTTCCAATCGTTTGGTCTCATTTTCTGCCAGTATCTGTTGACATagggagaaaaatgaaaaaagtttaataaataaattttttataatgaattattGTTTCTTACCCTGTGTGTTTGAGCATGCACTTCAGCGATTTCTAAAAATCGCCGCGTTTTGTCGGCTTCTGCGTCAGCACGCTTACTTTTTAAGCCCCTACGTTGTGTTTATGCGGGGGTAGCAGAAAATGCCCTAGACCCTCTCGAGTGATGAGCGGACGGTGTTGTAGCCATCCCACATTCAACAGCCTCCTCGTCATCATCAGCTTCTTGCTCcttatttttcctttttgaacCCCTGCGCAGTGTTTGGTCAGGGGTAGCGGACGGTGTTGCAGCAACTACACATTCTACAGTCGGAGCCACCGCCTCCTCGTCATCGTCCTCGAAAATCAAACACAGCTCctaattataataaaaacaaacaaaataattcgGACACATATATGGAAATAAGTGTAAAACTATAACTTCACCTCTTCTTCTTCCATTGTATCCGGGCAATCGTGTGAGCCTTCAACATATTTTTCCCCAATTAAATTTAACACACGCATCTCCATTTCATTCGGCGCCGGGAGGGTAATTGGCCGATTGCCTGTTTGGGCTCTTTGCACATTTCGGGCCCGAACGCGGTTGCCTCGCGGCCTTTTAAATCGCGCCACACCTACTTCCAAAGAAATAAAACACGAAATATAGACACATTTATGAATAAACATAAATATCTCcggaaaaatcaaagttaaaagtgAATTCTGATAACACGATAAGTCTAGGACAAACATCGGCTACAAATATTTCCTGACAgaagtacaatttttattttccaccttcggattattgataccgtgatcaaaacgtgtcttttgatatctctcgatatttttggacgttttTAAGCAGTCTACCACAGTCCTAGACTTACCGGAATCACTAAATTCTTCGTTTGAATTTTCACACAATATTAACTTTTCACCGCAacacatttatgtatgtttttGGGATTAGCGTACAAGTTAAATGTACATATACTATCCACACATATTTGTACATAAGAACCAAACACTAATATGCAAACAAATGGCCGAACGTAACTTTGTCAGCGCTTTCCGCTATTCACAATATTTAGTGGAATCCCGTTCTCACCATGCTATGATTATTCATAAATTGTCTCACAATTTGCGATTCCATTTATGTATCACAAGCACTGGTTCCTCATGACGGTTTATATGTTGCTATTTTTTACTAAAGAAGTACTTACCGTTTGCCATTGTTCTATAGTTTTTGTAGCTCCTCCAATAGCGTTGAGCTTTTCTGTCAACTCTCTCCATTTCCTCAAGTACTCAATCCTTCCATGTTGACGCTGGAATTTTCCTGTTGCCAGTCCGTCGTTCTCAGTGAGAAGGTCAACTAGTGCCCGTAACTGCTCCTGTGATGTCCGGTTTCGCTTAGCAGCAGCACTTGTGGACGCCATtataaaattctaaaataaagaacaataaatgtttaaaataagGTTGTAATAAcgtaataattaaaaatacttgcCGTTAATATTACTTTTCTTTTATACACTGAACAAAGAAATTTGATTTCAGTTCCTATTATGGTGAATTCCACTTATAAAAAATCAATTATTAAACTGAAGAATCAAATTAGCGCAaacaaatagtttttctttattcCTCTTTGTGATTTTCGCATATTTTGACATTTCGAACGGCTGATGTGAGCAGAGATGCCACACTTTAACATTTTGAATAGATAcgaaaagtcagctgtttggaCTCGTTATATATAAGTTACTGAATCGCACATTCGTTACAGCAAACCAAAAATTTGGCCGATATACATAACGACTTCCATAACGATATAAGTTAGTGAATCGcactacaggggtgactctagaatttgattgt
The Eurosta solidaginis isolate ZX-2024a chromosome 5, ASM4086904v1, whole genome shotgun sequence DNA segment above includes these coding regions:
- the LOC137254403 gene encoding putative nuclease HARBI1, coding for MAFEFVANNLTQNVTASSASRIDRRLLRDIDDPFELEHAEFKKLYRVSPDIVMGIADRLHENLRGQRISAISEEKQVLCALRFYATGCYQRPVGEQWGISMSQSSISRCIHRVTDAINEKVLFDEIKFPMTQEERQAAKEVFSSAPAPFVGGTIGAIDCTHVSILAPKVHEEAYVNHHGYHSINVQMICDPNLKILNVNAKFPGARHDAYIWSSCAARRAMQRAHENGNRHMFLIGDSGYPLEPWLMTPLPNQPEGTPKFRYNETLCKARNPIERSFGVLKGTWRCLSRQRVLLYEPGFAGKIVNACSTLHNIRLREQSFDIDDIDPILVEHAVTNSEETFNSISSAGKRVQERLIANVFS